From uncultured Roseateles sp., the proteins below share one genomic window:
- a CDS encoding dienelactone hydrolase family protein gives MPELDLNRRDFVRTAVGSGFAAAVLPVSAQTVINTDSTGLVVGEVMIPVGDFKMPAYRAVPEGKKNPPVILVVSEIFGVHEYIADVARRLAKAGYLAIAPELFVRQGDAGAYGEMAKLMSEVVNQVPDAQVMGDLDASVAWAKSQGGDTAKLAITGFCWGGRQTWLYAAHNPAVRAGVAWYGRLVGNNTPLTPKHPVDLAGQLHGPVLGLYGGDDAGIPLDTVDKMKLALTQGSAAAKASSFHIYAEAGHAFHADYRPSYRQGPAEDGWRRCLAWLKAQGVV, from the coding sequence ATGCCAGAACTCGACCTGAACCGACGCGACTTCGTGCGCACCGCCGTGGGCAGCGGTTTTGCTGCCGCGGTTCTGCCGGTCAGCGCGCAAACCGTCATCAACACCGACAGCACCGGCCTGGTGGTGGGCGAGGTGATGATCCCCGTGGGCGACTTCAAGATGCCGGCGTACCGGGCTGTGCCGGAGGGCAAGAAGAATCCGCCGGTGATCCTCGTGGTGAGCGAGATTTTCGGCGTGCATGAGTACATCGCCGATGTCGCCCGCCGCTTGGCCAAGGCAGGCTATTTGGCGATTGCCCCGGAGTTGTTTGTGCGCCAGGGCGATGCCGGTGCTTACGGCGAAATGGCCAAGCTGATGAGCGAGGTCGTCAACCAGGTGCCCGACGCCCAGGTGATGGGCGATCTGGATGCCAGCGTGGCCTGGGCCAAGAGCCAGGGTGGCGACACCGCCAAACTCGCCATTACCGGCTTTTGCTGGGGCGGGCGCCAGACTTGGCTCTACGCAGCGCACAACCCGGCGGTGAGGGCTGGTGTGGCCTGGTATGGCCGGCTGGTCGGCAACAACACGCCGCTGACGCCGAAGCACCCGGTTGATCTGGCTGGACAACTGCACGGCCCGGTGCTGGGCCTGTATGGCGGGGACGATGCCGGCATACCGCTTGACACCGTTGATAAGATGAAGCTTGCGCTGACTCAGGGGAGCGCTGCGGCCAAAGCCTCCAGCTTCCATATCTATGCCGAGGCGGGGCACGCCTTCCACGCCGACTACCGCCCCAGCTATCGCCAGGGCCCGGCCGAGGACGGCTGGCGGCGCTGCCTGGCCTGGCTCAAGGCGCAGGGCGTGGTCTAA
- a CDS encoding universal stress protein → MFQRIIVPTDGSDITAKAVQTAISLAKVHGAKLYAISIKEPFPYSAISEMQPTPPQEFFDAQERIASARIATVLQAAEAAGVPIEGHTVEALHAWEAIIDHAKLVTADLIVMASHGRRGVEALLLGSETQKVLTHTTTPVLVVR, encoded by the coding sequence ATGTTCCAACGCATCATTGTTCCCACCGACGGTTCCGACATCACTGCCAAGGCGGTGCAGACGGCGATCAGCCTGGCCAAGGTCCATGGCGCCAAGCTCTACGCGATCAGCATCAAGGAACCCTTCCCCTACAGCGCTATCTCGGAAATGCAGCCGACGCCGCCGCAGGAGTTCTTCGATGCCCAGGAGCGCATCGCCAGCGCCCGCATCGCCACCGTGCTGCAGGCCGCCGAAGCGGCCGGCGTGCCGATCGAAGGCCACACGGTCGAGGCCCTGCATGCCTGGGAAGCCATCATCGACCACGCCAAGCTGGTCACCGCCGACCTGATCGTGATGGCCTCGCATGGCCGCCGCGGCGTCGAGGCCTTGCTGCTGGGCAGCGAGACGCAGAAGGTGTTGACGCATACGACGACGCCGGTGCTCGTGGTTAGATAA
- the sixA gene encoding phosphohistidine phosphatase SixA, translating into MDLILWRHAEAEVRREGQADLERALTPKGERQAQRMANWLNRHLAESTRVLVSPALRCQQTAARLGRSFRTVPGLEPAAGVDDLLRLARWPQANEPVLVIGHQPTLGLACARLLSGQEQAWHVKKAAVWWLRQREREGVSGVFLQAVQAADGL; encoded by the coding sequence ATGGACCTGATCCTGTGGCGCCATGCCGAGGCCGAGGTCCGCCGCGAAGGCCAGGCCGATCTGGAACGGGCGCTGACGCCCAAAGGCGAGCGCCAGGCCCAGCGCATGGCCAATTGGCTGAACCGGCATCTGGCCGAATCCACCCGCGTGCTGGTCAGCCCCGCGCTGCGCTGCCAGCAGACGGCCGCCCGGCTGGGCCGCAGCTTTCGCACCGTGCCAGGTCTTGAGCCGGCGGCCGGTGTTGACGACCTGTTGCGCCTGGCCCGCTGGCCCCAGGCCAACGAACCGGTGCTGGTGATAGGCCATCAACCGACCTTGGGCCTGGCATGCGCCCGCCTGCTCAGCGGCCAGGAGCAGGCCTGGCACGTCAAGAAGGCGGCCGTCTGGTGGTTGCGCCAACGCGAACGCGAGGGCGTGTCCGGCGTGTTCCTGCAGGCGGTGCAGGCGGCGGATGGTCTTTAG
- the ppx gene encoding exopolyphosphatase translates to MPETKSIPSAPGVLAAIDMGSNSFRLEIAQLEQGRYRRIAYLKETVRLGAGLDANKLLTEVAAQRGLDCLQRFALRLDGFAPHQVRAVATQTLREARNRDAFLERARTVLGYPVEVISGREEARLIYAGVARLQPSDHARLVIDIGGRSTEMILGQGRKPITAESFQVGSVSLSMRFFPDGKFSAAAFRAAQVACGAELEEALQPFSRGLWREALGSSGTVGAVSQVLAASGITDGRITPEALRWCIEQCLAAGHVDRIKLAGLKEDRRAVVAGGLCILYTLVMQFGIEELLPAKGALRQGVIFDLAERLETVQRGPKARASDIREPSVKALQQRFDVDLAQAKRVQQQALALYKQLAPEAAPESRRELGWAAALHEIGMMVSHHDHHRHSAYLLAHVDAPGFSQSQLRLISDLVLGQRGGLKKLDTRLTDTGFLWQLLSLRLAVIKAHARDRLDKSAMQLRHRDQAVELQMAPGWAAAHPRTVYLLQEELQAWARSGLLELTLKA, encoded by the coding sequence ATGCCCGAAACCAAATCCATACCCTCCGCGCCCGGCGTGCTCGCCGCCATCGACATGGGCTCCAACAGCTTCCGGCTGGAAATTGCCCAGTTGGAGCAGGGCCGCTACAGGCGCATCGCCTATCTGAAAGAGACCGTGCGCCTGGGCGCCGGGCTCGATGCCAACAAGCTGCTGACCGAGGTCGCGGCCCAGCGCGGCCTGGACTGCCTGCAGCGCTTTGCACTGCGCCTGGACGGCTTTGCGCCGCATCAGGTGCGTGCCGTGGCCACCCAGACGCTGCGCGAGGCGCGCAACCGCGATGCTTTTCTGGAGCGCGCCCGCACCGTGCTGGGCTATCCCGTGGAGGTGATCTCGGGCCGCGAGGAAGCACGATTGATCTATGCCGGTGTGGCACGGTTGCAGCCCTCCGACCACGCGCGCCTGGTGATCGACATCGGCGGCCGCTCGACCGAGATGATTCTCGGCCAGGGCCGCAAACCGATCACGGCCGAGTCCTTCCAGGTCGGCAGCGTCAGCCTGTCGATGCGCTTCTTCCCCGATGGCAAGTTCAGTGCCGCGGCCTTCCGCGCCGCCCAGGTGGCCTGCGGCGCCGAGTTGGAAGAGGCGTTGCAGCCCTTCTCGCGCGGCCTGTGGCGCGAGGCACTGGGCTCATCGGGCACGGTCGGAGCCGTCTCGCAGGTACTGGCCGCCAGCGGCATCACCGACGGCCGCATCACGCCCGAGGCGCTGCGCTGGTGCATCGAGCAATGCCTGGCCGCCGGCCATGTGGACCGCATCAAGCTGGCCGGCCTGAAGGAAGACCGCCGTGCCGTCGTCGCCGGGGGGCTGTGCATTCTGTACACCCTGGTGATGCAGTTCGGCATCGAAGAGTTGCTGCCGGCCAAGGGCGCCCTGCGCCAGGGCGTGATCTTCGACCTGGCCGAACGGCTGGAGACAGTACAGCGTGGCCCCAAGGCCCGTGCCAGCGATATCCGCGAGCCATCCGTCAAGGCCCTGCAACAGCGTTTCGATGTCGATCTGGCCCAGGCCAAGCGGGTGCAGCAGCAGGCACTGGCGCTGTACAAGCAGCTGGCGCCCGAGGCCGCACCGGAGTCACGCCGAGAGCTCGGCTGGGCCGCCGCCCTGCATGAGATCGGAATGATGGTCTCGCATCACGACCACCACCGCCACAGCGCCTATCTGCTGGCCCATGTGGACGCGCCCGGCTTCTCGCAAAGCCAGCTGCGCCTGATCAGCGACCTGGTGCTGGGCCAGCGAGGCGGCCTGAAGAAGCTGGACACCCGCCTGACCGATACCGGCTTTCTGTGGCAGCTGCTGAGCCTGCGCCTGGCCGTCATCAAGGCCCATGCTCGCGATCGCCTGGACAAATCGGCGATGCAGCTGCGCCATCGCGATCAGGCGGTGGAGTTGCAGATGGCACCCGGCTGGGCCGCCGCCCACCCGCGCACCGTCTATCTGCTGCAGGAGGAGTTGCAGGCCTGGGCGCGCAGCGGCTTGCTGGAGTTGACCCTGAAGGCCTGA
- a CDS encoding PEP-CTERM sorting domain-containing protein, producing the protein MNFKALTAAALLGLACLHAAHGAEYNTAKFVASPTGSGFELILFGFGRGAAGGQPVDSKPFSEDVIAPVPFFDSWNIDVSAMPAGTYQLAAKEIFAFGSVQFSAVGLSYLDASGGRTTLPFLITDQGKTATGSGSFTVTKPCPAKSCLWIDVYGTQLPGETPANYGAHITAQVPEPESYALLLAGLAAIGLQRRRRNRTPAA; encoded by the coding sequence ATGAACTTCAAAGCACTGACCGCCGCCGCCCTGCTGGGCCTGGCCTGTCTCCACGCCGCCCACGGCGCCGAATACAACACGGCCAAATTCGTGGCCTCGCCGACAGGGTCAGGCTTCGAGCTGATCCTGTTCGGCTTCGGCCGCGGTGCTGCCGGAGGCCAGCCGGTCGATTCCAAACCGTTCTCCGAGGACGTCATCGCGCCGGTGCCCTTCTTCGACTCCTGGAACATCGACGTCAGTGCCATGCCGGCCGGCACCTACCAGCTGGCGGCCAAGGAAATCTTCGCCTTTGGCAGCGTCCAGTTCAGCGCCGTAGGCCTGAGCTATCTCGACGCCAGCGGCGGCCGCACCACCCTGCCTTTCCTGATCACCGATCAGGGCAAGACGGCGACAGGCTCGGGCAGCTTCACGGTCACCAAGCCCTGCCCGGCCAAGAGCTGCCTGTGGATCGATGTCTACGGTACCCAGCTGCCCGGCGAGACCCCGGCCAACTATGGCGCCCACATCACCGCCCAGGTGCCCGAGCCCGAGAGCTATGCCCTGCTGCTGGCCGGCCTTGCCGCCATCGGCCTGCAGCGGCGCAGGCGCAATCGCACGCCGGCGGCGTGA
- a CDS encoding ZIP family metal transporter: protein MTLLYIVIATFAGGLLSVLIAASLTVKLLGKVVRHLVSLSAGVLLATALLHVLPEAFESKADPHRLFMTLLGGLMFFFLLEKAELYRHNHHHEGDDPHHHHHHGFDAEQAGRGGWSVLVGDSIHNFCDGIIIAAAFLADTHLGVVTALAIIAHEIPQEVGDYIVLLNAGFSRGKALLYNAISGMAAVVGGVLGYFIVGPWEALFPYLLVAASSSFIYVAVADLIPQLQRRLPWRETASQLAWLAVGMGIVVVAVGSAHQA, encoded by the coding sequence ATGACGCTGCTGTACATCGTGATCGCAACCTTTGCCGGCGGCCTGCTGTCGGTGCTGATCGCCGCCAGCCTGACGGTCAAGCTGCTGGGCAAGGTGGTGCGCCATCTGGTCAGCCTGTCGGCCGGCGTGCTGCTGGCCACGGCCCTGCTGCATGTGCTGCCCGAGGCCTTCGAGAGCAAGGCCGATCCGCATCGGCTGTTCATGACCCTGCTGGGCGGGCTGATGTTCTTCTTCCTGCTCGAAAAGGCCGAGCTCTACCGCCACAACCACCACCATGAGGGTGACGACCCGCACCACCACCATCACCACGGGTTTGACGCCGAGCAGGCGGGCCGCGGCGGCTGGAGCGTGCTGGTCGGCGACAGCATCCACAACTTCTGCGACGGCATCATCATTGCTGCGGCCTTCCTGGCCGACACGCATCTGGGGGTCGTCACCGCGCTGGCCATCATCGCGCACGAGATTCCGCAGGAGGTGGGCGACTACATCGTGTTGCTCAACGCCGGCTTCAGCCGCGGCAAGGCGCTGCTCTACAACGCCATCTCCGGCATGGCCGCGGTGGTCGGTGGCGTATTGGGCTACTTCATCGTTGGGCCCTGGGAAGCGCTGTTCCCCTATCTCCTGGTGGCCGCCTCAAGCAGCTTCATCTACGTGGCCGTGGCCGACTTGATTCCTCAATTGCAACGCCGCCTGCCCTGGCGCGAGACGGCGTCTCAGCTGGCCTGGCTGGCGGTGGGGATGGGGATTGTGGTGGTCGCCGTGGGCTCGGCTCATCAGGCCTGA
- a CDS encoding sulfurtransferase: protein MTLTSTHSTLVDAAQLQALIATGAPLLVVDASFDLADPAAGERAYAAGHLPGAHYVHLDRDLSGAKTGSNGRHPLPTRESFAATAARLGLRPDTQVVAYDAQGGMYAARLWWMLRWIGHGAVAVLDGGPAAWTSAGGTLSQTLPATLGATAAYPLGDSLAPSLDGDALLARLGQVRLIDARAGERFRGEVEPLDKLAGHIPGASNRFFKDNLQADGRFKPAAALREEFAALLGARTPAEVVHQCGSGVTACHNLLAMEFAGLRGSRLYPGSWSEWSSDPTRPVARG, encoded by the coding sequence ATGACCTTGACAAGCACCCACAGCACCCTGGTCGATGCCGCCCAGCTGCAAGCCCTGATCGCTACCGGCGCGCCGCTGTTGGTGGTTGACGCCAGCTTCGATCTGGCCGACCCTGCCGCCGGCGAACGGGCCTATGCGGCCGGCCACCTGCCGGGCGCGCACTACGTCCATCTCGACCGCGACCTCAGCGGCGCCAAGACCGGCAGCAATGGCCGCCACCCGCTGCCCACGCGCGAGAGCTTTGCCGCCACGGCGGCGCGCTTGGGGCTGCGGCCTGACACCCAGGTCGTGGCCTACGACGCCCAGGGCGGCATGTATGCCGCCCGGCTGTGGTGGATGTTGCGTTGGATCGGTCACGGCGCCGTGGCGGTGCTGGACGGTGGCCCGGCGGCCTGGACCTCGGCCGGCGGCACGCTGAGCCAGACGCTGCCGGCAACTCTTGGCGCGACCGCCGCCTATCCGCTCGGTGACAGCCTGGCGCCCAGCCTGGACGGCGATGCGCTGCTCGCCCGCCTGGGCCAGGTGCGGCTGATTGACGCGCGCGCCGGCGAACGCTTCCGCGGCGAGGTCGAACCGCTGGACAAGCTGGCCGGCCACATCCCAGGCGCCAGCAACCGATTCTTCAAGGACAACCTGCAGGCCGATGGCCGCTTCAAGCCAGCCGCGGCGCTGCGCGAGGAATTCGCCGCCCTGCTGGGCGCGCGCACGCCGGCCGAGGTTGTGCACCAGTGCGGCTCGGGCGTGACCGCCTGCCACAACCTGCTGGCGATGGAGTTTGCAGGGCTCCGCGGCTCGCGGCTCTACCCGGGTTCGTGGAGCGAATGGTCGTCCGACCCCACCCGGCCGGTGGCCAGGGGATAG
- a CDS encoding DMT family transporter — MPASLLMVLATLLFATMGVCVKLASNEYGAGEIVFYRGLVGVLVIAALSRWQGQSLRTAVPGMHFWRSLSGVLALSLWFYSIGKLPLATAMTLNYMSSVWMALFLIGGGVLMGSARVDPRLVSAVLLGFCGVALVLRPTMDEQQLWYGLAGLLSGMLSALAYLQVTSLGRAGEPEYRIVFYFSLGGIAAGALTTLATGSWHGHSLRGAALLLAVGLLATAAQLSMTRAYGRGKTLVNASLQYLGIVFSFLYGALLFGDALTPSALLGMSLIIVAGLAATLLRSRSTPADSQHSTLES; from the coding sequence ATGCCTGCTTCGCTCCTGATGGTCCTCGCCACCCTCCTGTTCGCCACCATGGGGGTCTGCGTCAAACTGGCCTCCAATGAATACGGCGCCGGCGAGATCGTGTTCTACCGCGGCCTGGTCGGTGTGCTGGTCATTGCTGCGCTGTCACGTTGGCAGGGGCAGAGCCTGCGCACCGCCGTGCCGGGCATGCACTTCTGGCGCAGCCTGTCGGGCGTGCTGGCGCTCTCGCTGTGGTTTTACTCGATCGGCAAGCTGCCACTGGCCACGGCGATGACGCTGAACTACATGTCCTCGGTCTGGATGGCGCTGTTCCTGATCGGCGGCGGTGTGCTGATGGGCAGCGCCCGCGTCGATCCGCGCCTGGTGTCGGCCGTGCTCCTGGGTTTTTGCGGCGTCGCCCTGGTGCTGCGGCCGACGATGGACGAGCAGCAGCTCTGGTACGGCCTTGCCGGCTTGCTGTCGGGCATGCTGTCGGCGTTGGCCTACCTGCAGGTCACCTCGCTGGGCCGCGCTGGTGAGCCGGAATACCGCATCGTGTTCTATTTTTCGCTGGGCGGCATCGCCGCCGGCGCCCTCACCACCCTGGCCACCGGCAGCTGGCATGGCCACAGTCTGCGCGGCGCCGCCCTGCTGCTGGCCGTGGGCCTGCTGGCCACGGCCGCCCAGCTGTCGATGACGCGGGCCTACGGCCGCGGCAAGACCCTGGTCAATGCCAGTTTGCAATACCTCGGTATCGTGTTCTCATTCCTCTACGGCGCCTTGCTGTTTGGCGACGCGCTCACCCCATCGGCGCTGCTGGGCATGAGCCTGATCATCGTGGCCGGCCTGGCCGCCACCCTGTTGAGGAGCCGCAGCACACCGGCCGACAGCCAACATTCCACGCTCGAATCATGA
- a CDS encoding EAL domain-containing protein yields MSTLHTPASAPQSLRPLAGTPATALQQVIARDQLVAHFQPIVHLGSGAVYGHEALIRGPLGSSLEFPDALFAAGRAEGLTVELEVRCAMRALQDWAPQGLPGKLLVNMSADALSRAVHDMGLERNLLHFSSCGVPTENLVIELTEHERVPDLDALKRAILVLRKHQVGIALDDFGDGRSSLRLWSEIQPDLVKIDKYFTRNVHAQPEKLQTFRALLQLAETLGSRLVAEGIESADELRVLRDLGISYGQGWLLGRPAAEGAAQAPEAAQRVLASADIAVLPELRRASGSGVLAAHLCAQLPTVGTATTNEQLYRIFSKDERLHALALVDDAQRPIALVDRSQFISRWAKPFFNDLYGRHSCSLFANHAPLIVEGDTGIEELTSVLTSPDQRYLSEGFIVTRGGCYLGLGTGQQLVRSVTEARIEAARHANPLTFLPGNIPISQHIDRLLASGREFVAAYADLNQFKPFNDHYGYWRGDEMIRLVARALALHCDPQRDFVGHVGGDDFVVLFQSSDWESRCEAIVNSFNEKALSLFDESALQAGGIMAEDRHGDMRFHPCTTLCIGAVRIRSGALSRSEDVASAAASAKREAKHGAHKVYVMAV; encoded by the coding sequence ATGAGCACTCTCCATACCCCAGCCTCGGCACCACAATCCCTCAGGCCACTGGCCGGCACGCCGGCCACGGCACTGCAGCAGGTGATTGCCCGCGACCAGTTGGTCGCGCATTTCCAGCCCATCGTGCACCTGGGCAGCGGTGCCGTCTACGGCCACGAGGCCTTGATACGCGGCCCGCTGGGCAGTTCGCTGGAGTTCCCCGACGCGCTCTTCGCCGCCGGCCGTGCCGAGGGCCTGACGGTGGAGCTGGAGGTGCGCTGCGCGATGCGCGCGCTGCAGGACTGGGCGCCGCAGGGCCTGCCCGGCAAGCTGCTGGTGAACATGAGCGCCGACGCCCTGAGCCGGGCCGTGCACGATATGGGCCTGGAGCGCAATCTGCTGCACTTCTCCAGCTGCGGCGTGCCGACCGAGAATCTGGTGATCGAGCTGACCGAGCATGAGCGCGTGCCCGATCTGGACGCGCTCAAGCGCGCCATCCTCGTGCTGCGCAAGCACCAGGTGGGCATCGCGCTGGACGATTTCGGCGATGGCCGCTCCTCGCTGCGGCTGTGGTCCGAGATCCAGCCCGACCTGGTGAAGATAGACAAATACTTCACCCGCAACGTCCACGCCCAGCCCGAGAAGCTGCAGACCTTCCGCGCGCTGCTGCAACTGGCCGAGACACTGGGCTCCCGTCTGGTGGCCGAGGGCATCGAGTCGGCCGACGAGCTGCGCGTGCTCCGCGACCTGGGCATCAGCTACGGCCAGGGCTGGCTGCTGGGGCGCCCCGCGGCCGAGGGCGCGGCCCAGGCGCCGGAGGCCGCCCAGCGGGTGCTGGCCAGCGCGGATATCGCCGTGCTGCCCGAGCTGCGGCGCGCCAGCGGCTCCGGCGTGCTGGCCGCCCACCTGTGTGCCCAGCTGCCCACCGTCGGCACGGCCACCACCAACGAGCAGCTGTATCGCATCTTCTCCAAGGACGAGCGCCTGCATGCGCTGGCCCTGGTGGACGACGCGCAGCGCCCGATCGCCCTGGTAGACCGCAGCCAGTTCATCTCCCGCTGGGCCAAGCCCTTCTTCAACGACTTGTACGGCCGCCACAGCTGCAGCCTGTTCGCCAACCATGCGCCACTGATCGTTGAGGGCGACACCGGCATCGAGGAGCTGACCTCGGTGCTGACCTCGCCCGACCAGCGCTACCTCAGCGAGGGTTTCATCGTCACCCGTGGCGGCTGCTATCTGGGCCTGGGCACCGGCCAGCAGCTGGTGCGCTCCGTCACCGAGGCGCGCATCGAGGCGGCGCGCCATGCCAACCCGCTGACCTTTCTGCCCGGCAACATACCGATCAGCCAGCACATCGACCGCCTGTTGGCCAGCGGCCGCGAGTTCGTGGCCGCCTATGCCGATCTGAACCAGTTCAAACCCTTCAACGACCACTACGGCTACTGGCGCGGCGACGAGATGATCCGCCTGGTGGCCCGCGCCCTGGCCCTGCACTGCGACCCGCAGCGCGACTTCGTCGGCCATGTCGGCGGTGACGACTTCGTCGTGCTGTTCCAGAGCAGCGACTGGGAGTCGCGCTGCGAGGCCATCGTCAACAGCTTCAACGAGAAGGCCCTGTCGCTGTTTGACGAGTCGGCACTGCAGGCCGGCGGAATCATGGCCGAGGACCGCCACGGCGATATGCGCTTCCACCCCTGCACGACGCTGTGCATTGGTGCGGTGCGCATCAGGTCCGGGGCGTTGTCGCGCAGCGAAGACGTGGCCAGCGCCGCCGCCAGTGCCAAGCGGGAGGCCAAGCATGGCGCGCACAAGGTCTATGTGATGGCGGTCTGA